A portion of the Falco naumanni isolate bFalNau1 chromosome 9, bFalNau1.pat, whole genome shotgun sequence genome contains these proteins:
- the LOC121093930 gene encoding orexigenic neuropeptide QRFP, which translates to MRAPYSLSCLFLLSLGACFPPGERREPGDPGEGTLLSPSWQVAAAKDVGAGRRAGAKQRRSEELSALLGIIRELRGYGKEGARQRPGRQGGSELLPVGGEKRSGTLGNLAEELNGYNRKKGGFTFRFGR; encoded by the coding sequence ATGAGAGCCCCCTACTCACtgtcctgcctcttcctcctgagCCTGGGGGCCTGCTTCCCCCCTGGCGAGCGGCGGGAGCCAGGAGACCCCGGGGAAGGgaccctgctcagccccagctggcaGGTGGCAGCAGCCAAGGACGTGGGTGCCGGCCGGAGGGCAGGAGCGAAGCAGAGGCGAAGTGAGGAGCTGAGCGCGCTGCTGGGCATCATCCGGGAGCTGCGGGGCTACGGCAAGGAGGGGGCCAGGCAGCGgccgggcaggcaggggggctccGAGCTGCTGCCGGTGGGAGGGGAGAAGCGTAGTGGCACCCTGGGGAACCTGGCCGAGGAGCTCAACGGctacaacaggaaaaaagggggCTTCACCTTCCGCTTCGGGAGATGA
- the FIBCD1 gene encoding fibrinogen C domain-containing protein 1: MGNERWKTMGGASQLEDGQQEKSQRMSCGYILCTVLLSVAVLLAVTVTGAILFMNHYHTPVTESPPVISTNPEEANALVTIEKADSSRINIFIDPNCPDAAGTFGRLEGLQTSLLRAVTDHDAEVKATKSQQKALLVTVADEVAKLLTHAVQLRADCDGLKKGHSAMGQELSTLQGEQGRLIQLLSESQTNMARLVSSVSDILDMLQKERGSARPRLKADLQRAPARGARPRGCSNGSRPRDCFDIYASGQQEDGIYSIFPTHYPSGFQVYCDMTTDGGGWTVFQRREDGSVNFFRGWEAYRDGFGKLTGEHWLGLKRIHMLTVQGSYELRIDLEDFDNGTAFAHYGSFGVGLFSVDPEEDGYPVSVADYSGTAGDSFLKHNGMKFTTKDLDNDHSENNCAAFYHGAWWYRNCHTSNLNGQYLKGHHSSYADGIEWSSWTGWQYSLKFTEMKIRPVREEN, translated from the exons AGGATGAGCTGCGGGTATATCCTGTGCACCGTCCTGCTCTCGGTGGCCGTCCTCCTGGCAGTGACAGTCACGGGGGCCATCCTCTTCATGAACCACTACCACACGCCCGTCACCGAGTCACCCCCTGTCATCAGCACCAACCCTGAGGAAGCCAATGCACTGGTCACCATCGAGAAAGCCGACAGCTCCCGCATCAACATCTTCATTGACCCCAACTGCCCCGATGCGGCGGGCACCTTCGGGCGCCTGGAGGGGCTGCAGACCTCCCTGCTGCGCGCCGTCACTGACCACGATGCCGAGGTGAAAGCCACCAAGAGCCAGCAGAAAGCCCTGCTGGTCACGGTGGCGGACGAGGTGGCCAAGCTGCTGACGCATGCTGTGCAGCTGCGTGCCGACTGCGATGGCCTCAAGAAGGGGCACAGTGCCATGGggcaggagctcagcaccctgcagggagagcagggcaggctcATCCAG ctgctctcGGAGAGCCAGACCAACATGGCTCGGCTGGTGAGCTCCGTCAGTGACATCCTCGACATGCTGCAAAAGGAGCGTGGCAGTGCCCGGCCCCGGCTCAAGGCCGACCTGCAGCGAGCACCGGCCAGGGGAgcgcggccccggggctgctCCAACG GCTCCCGGCCCCGAGACTGCTTTGACATCTATGCGAGTGGACAGCAAGAGGATGGGATTTACTCCATCTTCCCCACGCACTACCCCTCCGGCTTCCAGGTCTACTGCGACATGACGACTGATGGGGGCGGCTGGACG GTGTTTCAGCGGCGGGAGGACGGCTCTGTGAACTTCTTCCGTGGCTGGGAAGCCTACCGGGATGGCTTTGGGAAGCTGACGGGAGAGCACTGGTTAG GGTTGAAGCGGATCCATATGCTGACAGTGCAGGGCAGCTACGAGCTCCGCATTGACCTGGAAGACTTTGACAACGGCACCGCCTTTGCCCACTACGGCAGCTTTGGCGTGGGGCTCTTCTCTGTTGACCCCGAGGAGGATGGGTACCCTGTCTCCGTTGCCGACTACTCAGGGACGGCAG GTGACTCCTTCCTGAAGCACAATGGGATGAAGTTCACCACCAAGGACCTGGACAACGACCACTCGGAGAACAACTGTGCAGCTTTCTACCACGGTGCCTGGTGGTACCGCAACTGCCACACCTCCAACCTCAACGGTCAGTACCTCAAGGGCCACCACAGCTCCTATGCCGACGGCATCGAGTGGTCTTCCTGGACCGGCTGGCAGTACTCCCTCAAGTTCACCGAGATGAAGATCCGGCCTGTTCGGGAGGAGAATTAG